gATGCTCTTggtcttcaaagcttcttgcaTTCCGCTCCCttcaaatgcaccaccatagacatataggtatcatcttccatatggatgcaatttgagagttgtCCCGAATACCTCTCCAAGAAGCTAGAAGGTCACATACCCTCttcggcatcacccaagctaaccCCAATTGAGCAAAGACTTCATTCCACAAGGTCATGACAATTTCACAATGTAGTAGTAGGTGGTCAACGAACTCTCCGCTCTTCTTGCACATATAGCACCAGTCCATAACTGTAATATGacgcttcctcaaattgtccatGGTGAGAATCTTTTCCAAAGAAGccgtccatacaaaaaatgctACCTTTAGGgggtgcctttgtcttccagatgctcttccatgggaacatATATGTGTTGTGTCTGGTCATGGTTTGTTAGAAAGAGCGGGCCATGAATATCCCTTCTTAGAGGGGTACCAATAGATCTCGTCTTCACCTCCCCCCGACAAGTGAGTGGAATACATACACAAGGTCAAAGAACATGGAAAAGTCATAcatttcccaatcttgtgcatctctaagaaaaataatattccattGGGGAAGGCCAttggagatgataaatagatcCGCAATCGATgcttctttccttcttgctaAGCCATAAACTTGTCAAAAACTTCCTTGAGTGCCCGATCGCCGCACCATACATCATGTCAAAATTTTACCTTCAATTTGTCCCACCCTCTTCTTATgtgtttccatagccccactccatgaggcccactcacctcattagaacaccatcctccccatgATTCCCCGTGCTTCAAAGCAATGACGGTTTGCCACAAGGCCTTCCCGTTCATGGTGagatctccataaccattttgCCAAGTAAAGCTTTGTTAAAAGATTTCAAATTCCGAATTCCCAAACCTCCTCCTTTAATGGTAAAGAAAATTGTGACCCATTTCACcaagtggaatttaaactcatcatttATCCCTCCCTATAAGAAATCACGTTGGAGTTTCTCCATGCGATGAACCACCTTGGCGAGGAGCGGAAATGACGAGAGGAAATAAGTTGGCAAGTTAGAAAGGGTGCTTTTGATTAAAGTCACACGACCCCCTTTGGATAGgtacatcctcttccaaccagCTAATTTCGTCTCCATTTTTTCTAGCACATCATCCCATCCCACATGGATTTCGATTTGAATGTCGCACCCAACGGGAGGCTAAGATATTTCATGGGCAACTGAAATATCTTACAATCCAAGATGGACGCCATACTCTCTACATTGGGCACATACCCCACTGGCACTACCTTTGATTTAGCCAAATTCACCTTCAACCCTGATGCGGCTTTGAAGCATAATAGGAGAGCCCTCAAAGCTCGAATTTGCTTATGTCTTACCCCACAAAAGATTATGGTATCATCAACTAACAATAAATGAGATATGTTGAGCGAACCTGTAAGTGCCTCACCCACTGCAAATCCTGATATGAACTAGCCCGCCAAGACCCCTGAAATCATCTTACTAAAAGCTTctatcacaaaaacaaaaagtagcaTAGAAAAATGgtcaccttgtctcaatcctCTGGAGCTTTTAAAAAAGCCTTTTGGTGTACCATTCACCAATACGGAAAAACAGGCCATAGAGATACAATGATGGATCCATGTACGCCATTTCGTGCCAAAGCCACATCTGTCAAGCATATGAAGTAAGAATctccaattaacatgatcataaactttttccatgtccaacttgCATAAGAGCCTCGGCTCTCCCGACTTAATTGGActatccaagcattcattgACAATAAGTACTGAGTCAAGGATTTACCTACCtttaacaaaggcattttgaggcttcgaTATCAATCTTTCTAACACTTTGCTCAACCTATTTGCCAAaactttgaataagattttgTATAACCCACCCAACAAGctaataaaatgataatctTTTACCTCTACAGCGCCGGGTTTTTCAGGAATGAGTGCTATGAAAGTTGCATTTAGGCTTTTTTCAAACCGCTCGCTTTCATGAAATTCATGGAAAACCCCCATGTATATTCTCTAAgcacatcccaacaagtttgaaaaaaggACATGGAGAAGCCATCCGGGCTTGGAGCTTTGACACCCGCCATACGTTTTCATACTTGCCTGACCTCTACCTTGTCAAACGACATTTCAAGCTGTTCCATTGCCTGGGGATCAAGAACATCAAAAGCAAGCCCATCTAGTCTCGGCTTCCATGAAAACTGTTCCGAAAGCACACTCTCATAGTAATTGACAATGTGATATGCGATCTCGGTTTGGTTGGATGAGGCTGCCCCATCTATCATCAATGTTTCTATAGCATTGTTTCACCTATGTGAGTTGGCCGCCCCTTCCTTCAACTATAATGCTCACGATTTTTGTTGCCAAGAATCCTCCAATGTCCATAGTCACTTGGGTTTTGCAAACCCACTCGATTTCAAATAGTACCCTCCAAGCCCTTAAGTTCCTCCAAAAGAACATTTTTTTGGCTTTCCACATCACCAAACACTTGCGCATTCCACACTTGCAGATCTTTTTTTAGGGACTTTAATTTACAAGCCAGGATATAACTAGGGGTTGCCATGAAATtggtaagaagaccaccattatTGTATTCTGTTTAGAAACCCATCTGACTTCAATcacatgttctcaaacttgaagtacCTTGGGCCTCTTTGAAGACCTCCGCAGTTCAAGAGGATGGGAAAGTGGTCCGAACACAACTTGGGGAGTCTCTTTTGAATGAGGTCCGGAGAGTGTGCCTCCCAATCTGATGAAATTAGAAATCTGTCAAGCCTTGATCAAGATGGATGATCTCGGTTGCTTGACCAATTGTAGGAGCCACCTACAAGAGGAATATCCTATAAATTTTGTTGAGAGATGAAATTAGAAAAGTCTACCATTGGTGGGTTGAAGCTGTAGCCACCCGATCTTTTTCTCGGAAAACGAGTGACGTCGAAGTCGCATTCAATACACCAAGGTAGGTCCCATGCTAATACCGACCAACTCATCCCATAGTAAACTTCGGGCCCGGTCAAGATTAGGCCCATAGACTCCTGCGAAAGCCCACTGATAACCATCCATGACATTCTGAGCAAGCCACCACATAATCCCCCAAACAATCTTCGATTTTTTACACAACTCTTTTGTCCCACATTACTAATATGCCCCCTGAGGCTCCATTGGACGGTAAATAATGTCATCCCACTTGACTACATTCCCACAAATTCCTAATAGTGCGAAGGGAAATAACTATCAGTTTCGTTTCTTGCAACATACAATGTTTACCTTCCATTTATGGAGCTGATTTCTAAATTTAAGGCGTTTATCCTTCTCATTCagcccccttacattccaagaaacaatttTTGGTTTCATAAAACTGCCTCCTTTGCCCTTCCCTTCACTCTCCCCCGGTTAGAGCTTTTTTCTCTTGCTCCATCATTTACTGTCCAGTCAAGTCTTTTGAGTTCTCTTGCTTTCTTCTTAGCTGATGTGAGCTCCCTGGATGATACCAAATTATTCTTTCCAGCTTCTAAGCTGCAAGGAGGGCTATGAATTGATCCTCAAGAACGTCGCATAAAATCCCCAGTGTTGAATCACCTTTGCCTTGTGTAAGACCCAATCTGAAGCCTGGATATTGCTGTTTTTGTTCAGATGTAGGGACAACAATGGAGTTGGTTTTTCTCAGCTAGCATCTTCACACACCAAAGGGGGCTGCTTGTGCCACACCCACTCTGTTTGAGCCCGAAACTAGCCTTTGCATATACTCTCCTTCAGTCCCATTCAAGTAAAAAACAACCATCGCTGTGAGTGGACTTCCTGTTGCCTCTGTGTCAGCCTCACAACCCCTTGCCTCTGTTAGATCCTTCTCCAGCTCGAAAGATCCACCATTTCCAATGACTGCGCATTCTAGAGTGAGTTCTCATCTGTTTGAGCATATCCGCCATCGTTTTCTGTATTGAAAACCAACCCAGCTTCCCTTATGTCTGTCGGTGGCGCCTCTGGCAGCCCCCCCTCGGCCGGGAACCTGGCCACCAGCTTGCCTTCCCCTGTCGGTCGATTCTATGGTGACCCTGTCCGGTGGGTGTTAGCTGCCAGTAGATTTTGTGCAACACCGGAGGAGGACCCAACCTCGAACGTAGATTGGCCTGTTGGTTTGGCCTGCCATCGCCGGGCCTAATGTCCTATGAGATTGTGGgcttttagttttctttttttggcccAAGCCTTTTTGGCTCCCCACGAGTCCACCTGTGTGCCCAAAGGCTTAGGCCCTGCCGAGTTCTGTCCTAGGCCCTTCTCCTGCTTACCCTTTGCGGCCCAAGTCTTCTTGTCAACTCCCAAGCCCACTTGAGCGCCCAATGCCTCAAAAACATACAGCTATAAGTTCCTCCGTTATGCTAATTATGGAAGTCTTTTCAGCTACACTCAGAGAGCCTCCACCCCTTCTTGTGTAAGCACCTTTGATTGACGGTGAAACATTGCTCTCCTCTCTACCCTTCTCTCTAACGGATGCACCCTTCTCCTTTGAAATTCCAAAGCTGCCCTTCAGTTCAAGGTTTGACCTTATTCTTCTCTGTGTCACTTCTGGTCTGCCGGCGGCACCTCTTGTGGTTGGAGCAGTGCCCATTATGGCCTTGGTGTAGGTCTTGGCAATGGTTATCTTCACAGGTTGTTGGGTAGGAGCCTCAGCACTCCCGTACTTCTCCCCTACTGTGTTCACCACACCACCACACATCTCACAAAGCTCCATAGCCAACCTTCTCCAGCCTTGACCTCCAACATCTTttggaatgatgatgatgatgcttcTCCTGCCACCACCTCTATATTCAACTATGGCCAAATGTCTTCCGAAATCATTAGAGGACCTCTGTGCAATATAAGCACTGCGGCCATAACTGagagttttgataaattccTTCTTAGCATCTGATTGAGCGCATCCTTCAAGGGTCTGCACAACCCAGCTCACAGTAGTGAAACTGATTACCAAGTCTATAGTCACCTTCCTTCCCCTCTCTATGATGCATAATGCTTGACTTCCAGTATGCACAATCTCAAATAACTTCGTTTCTATAAGGACTGCCTTCATGTACCCCATCCTTAACAATTATACTTCCTATAAGATGTTAATTCGTACTGGTGCTAAACAGCCATGGAGTGTAGATGCTTTTAGGTTGAGTTTTAAGACACCAATCCTGTGGTTTGTAGCAATGAAACTATGGAAAGTTTCCACTCctatttgaaaatgataaccCTTGTTTTGGCCAATTATATACATTACTTGAGATTCAGGCGAaaaattaaattgctattacttatcgaaagaaagaaaagaataaaagaaaaattaagtaGACTATCTGCATCACATTATATTTGTCATAGGGGAATTTTATGGGATTAATCACATTAGATTTTGgtattaatcatattttttgtgaaggaAATGCACCAGCTGATTATTTAGCTAAACAGGGAGCTCAAGGATTGACTTATGTTTGGCGCTCTTTATTGAGAGTTCCAAAATTTCTTAAAGGATTGCTGCGCATGGATAAATTGTCTTTGCCTTATCTGAGAGGGCTTTGATAtgcttgtttataatttttatttcttgggttGGTCCTTTATTGGTGAGGTTTGGTTTTTTGTGGCATTTTGCTAGTTGTGGTATATATGCTTGTTTTTTGCtaaggtattcctccgccataagtgagggtttgtggttaataaaattgagaaggggtcactcttggacatgtgaccctaactctttataaaaaaaaaaaaaaaaaaaagggggggggggaattttATGGGATGAAGTATATTAGATTCATCTCACATACAAAAGCATTTCAGAATTAAGCTCACCATTTATAGTTCTTATGGTATTTAGGAACCAAGTTATCTGAGGATTGCTGCAGATATGGAGCTGAGAACATAAATGATAATGTTTTAGCTAAGGCAGCATCTATATATGGAGACGCTCGTAAACATGTGGAAAAGGAGCAAGAGGACTTCAACAAGCTGTTGTCTTCACAGGTTATCCTTTTTATTGCACTAGCAGAGATGAAAACATTGTTGATGAAAGTGAgccattttattatttggaaagaaaaaaattatcaaaaaaaaaaaaattatttggaaaGGAAGAATCGATCTGATGTATCCTGTTGGATGTTTTATCCCAGATGTTGTGTACTTGCACATCGAGTATTTTCAGTTCTATCTCTCCATTAGTATTATAAAATGGTTCCTTTGGTTACTTTTAGTAACTCACAACTTCATCCTTATCAAGATTataacaacaaaaacaacaacaacaataataattctTGCCTTATAATCTCTGGTATCATCtaaatcatattttaacttCCATGTATTTACATACTGAGTCAGGACAGATTGATAGCTCACCAAGATTGTTGATTTAACATAAGAAAAAGGAGAAGACCAAATAGTTGAGATATTTCTGAGTAGTTGAATTATCGCCCACAGAAGCGGAATTCTTTAGGATTGTTTGCCATCGAGATTTTTCATCGTCAGTTAATGTACATGGTATGACTAGTAAGCACTGAAAAAAGCTCATTTGGTGATGGGGCAGAATATATTTTATGaccattatttcttttcaatttcttgttctttttttaataggttttATTGAAACTGCAAAATGAGGGCTTCAGTGTGTGTAACaatcacttatcaaaaaacaaaagtgtGTGTAacaatcaaaacaataaattttcttgttctttaacTGCTAGAATATTTCTCTGTTGAAGTTTTATGGTGCAGCATTATTTCTCCTAGCTGCTCTTTTGTCACAGCTAAGAAATTTGGTTTGTATGGTTTTTGTGCTATTTGAAGTAAAGTTTTGGAACTCGAATTAATATACAGCCTTTTTTTGACTATGAATGAAGTTGACTAGCTATAGATTAAAGGCCAATTGATTTCTATAAGAACCCGCAATGTTTAATGCTTTAAGATACAAGCATGAGCTCTATATTTTCCCTTCCAGGTTTTAGATCCATTGAGAGCAATGATCGCTGGTCCTCCTTTGGAAGATGCTCGTCATCTTGCTCAACGTTATAGTCGAATGCGACAGGAAGCAGAGGCACAGGTAATTAAATCACTTGGCATATGTGCATCGGTACATACTatattagttatttgttatgATTTAAATCTCACTTGTTGGTCTCCTATTCTTAATGTTAGCATCATAACTCATAATTCATATTGACCACAAAAAGCAAACAGGCAGCAGAAGTTTCTAGAAGACAAGTGCGGGTAAGGGAATCTCCGACTCCTGAAAATGTTGCAAAGCTGCATGCAGCTGAAGCAAAGATGCATGAACAAAAAGCAAACATGGCTGTTCTGGGTAAAGAAGCTTCAGCTGCATTGGCTGCTGTTGAAGCACAGCAGCAAAGATTGACTTTCCAGAGGCTTGTTTCGATGGTATGTGGAGAACATTTCTAGGCTACAAGTTTCCACATAAAGTGATTTGGAGTCTGATATTTATGACCTTTCCTTTTGAAGGTTGAAGGAGAAAAGACTTGTCATCTAAGAATAGCTGCTATACTTGGTGAGGTCGAAGCTGAGGTTTGCTTCTGGCTCTGTTGTTTTCAGAAGAGAATTTTGATCCGttaaactatttaaattttaaacttatgTTTTGGCCGGGAACTTGTGGCAGATGGTCTTAGAGAAACAGCGGAAAGACTCTGCTCCCCCAATAATTTCATCAGAGAATGGCTCAGAAAAAACGACATACTTCTTGGCTGAAGTATGCTACTTTTCTCTAGACTTGGATCTTTAAAGgtcaattttactttttttaaaaaacatttatgactattttata
This genomic interval from Juglans regia cultivar Chandler chromosome 3, Walnut 2.0, whole genome shotgun sequence contains the following:
- the LOC108998062 gene encoding SH3 domain-containing protein 3; this encodes MDALRKQASKLREQVAKQQQAVIKQFGGTGYDGSDVMVIDEVEMHRHQQLDKLYRSTRSGRDFQKEVIKAAEAFTAIGYRHIETGTKLSEDCCRYGAENINDNVLAKAASIYGDARKHVEKEQEDFNKLLSSQVLDPLRAMIAGPPLEDARHLAQRYSRMRQEAEAQAAEVSRRQVRVRESPTPENVAKLHAAEAKMHEQKANMAVLGKEASAALAAVEAQQQRLTFQRLVSMVEGEKTCHLRIAAILGEVEAEMVLEKQRKDSAPPIISSENGSEKTTYFLAEAIHHFYAESEKELSLSVGDYVVVRKVSPSGWSEGECRGKAGWFPSTFVEKRQRIPTSDIAGEVY